TCGCGGGCGAACCCGGCTGCAAGCTTGCGCCCGGAAAGCGAGGCGTTGCGGGCGCCGACAATCGCCGCCATTTGCGGATTGGCCGTCACCTTGCCTCCCTTGATCGAGAGGAGTGGAGGCGGACTGTCGATGTGCTGCAGATGGGGCGGATACTCGGCTTCGCCCAGGGCAACCAGGCGGGCTCCGAAGCGCCGGTGCGCTTCAATTTCATCGACGGCATCCTGCTCGGAGCAAAGCCGGTAGCTCCGCTTGCCGCCGCGTCTTGAAAGCGCCGGCAGGATTTCGAGCGCTCGCTCCGCGGATCCGGCATGGTCCAGCAGATCACGCAAAGTCGCCGGGCCTATGTTTTCCGATCGTATTAGACGAAGCCAAGCCAGACGCTGGCCCTCGGTGAGGCACAGTGTTTTATCCGGTTGGCCTGCGCTCATATCCCTCCGCTGTCTGTGTCTGCTTCGACGGTTGGCGCGGACTTCGATTTTGACCCGATCCGGCTCTCTTCACCGCGCAAGAGCCTGCCGATATTCTCGTGATGCTTGATCCACAGAAGCACGGTCATGAAGAGTGTCATTTCAGCAAGTTGAAAACGGTTCAGGACGAGATAGAGCAGAACCGGCGTTGCCAGGCTCGCCGTCAGCGCCGACAGGGAAGAGTAGCGGAACAGGACCGCCATGCCGATCCAGATGCCGATGAAGATCAGCGCGGCCGGCCAGTAGAGGCCGAGCAGGATGCCGATATATGTCGCGACACCCTTGCCACCCTTGAACTTGAGCCAGACCGGAAACAGGTGACCGAGAAAGGCACCGAGACCGGCAACCAGAGCCATGTCCTGACCGTAGATCGCGTTGACGATCAGAACCGCGACGGTTCCCTTCAGGCCGTCACCGAGCAACGTTGCTGCGGCAAGCGACTTTCTGCCGGTGCGCAGAACATTCGTCGTGCCGATGTTTCCTGAACCGATGTCTCGGATATCTCCGAGGCCGGCCATCCGCGTGAACACGAGACCGAACGGGATCGAACCCAGCAGGTAGCCGAACGCAAGTGCAGCAAGATAGTAGGGCCAGGCGAATTCCCAGCTGATCGGATCTGGCACGCGAATCTACTCCCTTGTCGCGCTTCGGCAAATTTCTGCGGCACTGTAACCGGCTGTCGGTTCGGATCAAGTCCCGAGAGTGCATTCACGCCACGGCAACTTTTGCATCCTCTGGAAAGAGCGACGCCACGAGGCCCGCCGGCACGGGATACCAGCGCGTCACCCCTTCAGCTTGTATTTCTCTGCCTGGACGACAAGCGATCCGAAAGGTGCCCTTATGCTCGCCCTGAGCGGAACCAGATAGGGTTTGTCGCCAACGGGTGCCAGCCAGATTTCCATCGACTTGTTGTTGGCAAGTTCCTGGATCGTCTTGCGCTTCGGACGGTGACCGGAAATCGGTTCATACCGGGCACGGCACACGAGAACATCGCCCTTGAAACGGCCATCCGGTGTTTTGGCCTTCCGCTTCGACTTGTAGCTCAGATGGACGTTGTAGCGCTCCTTGCCGTCGAAGAGTTCCAGGGTCCGGTTGCAGCTTTCGGCGGTAAGGCCCTTTGGCGCGGGAAAAACGGCTGCGGTCAGCGGGTCCAGCACGTTCCTCAGATGATCGGACGTGACCTTGATCCTCTGGTTCATCCGGTCCTGTGGCGGGTTCACCGCGACCTTCTTGACGGTTCCCTCGCGCATTTGCATCGAGATCGTTCCGTTTTCATCGTCGCTTTTGACGTTCAGGGCGAAGCTGTCTGGCCGGAGCGTGCCGCCGGTGATGTTGCCGCGAACGTTCACGGACCCTTTTCCATCCGACACAAGCTTGCCGAAGGCCGCGGTACCGCCATCGGCCTTTATCGAGTATGCGCTGTCGCCGAAGTCGACGGACAGAACACCGGAACCGATCGGAAGTCCGACGGCGAACAGCTTGTATTTCATGTAGAGGTCAGCCGAATGAGCCGGGGTACCGGCAAAGGCAATTGCGAAGAGCGTCAGGAAAACCGTGCGCATGATCTGATCCATCCATTCCGTAAGGCCCCGCCGTGCTGACAACAGCAGTACGGGCATTTGCGCCGGATCGAACACCATTTCACCTGAACACAATCTGAATGGCCGCCGGCCGTAGAGGGCGCCCGGCTCAGGAGTGTGAGAAGACCATCTTGCCGGCGACGACGGTGCGCAGGACCCGCCCGGAGAAGCGCGCATCCTCGAAGGGAGAGTTCTTCGAATGCGACCGGATGGCGCTTTTTTCAAGCACCCAGGGCCGGTCCGGGTCGAACACGGCGATGTCGGCGGGAGATCCCTTGGTCAGGCGGCCGGTCTCCAGTCCCAGCCTGTCGGCCGGCTTGTTCGTCATGGCCCCGAGCAGGGTAATGAGGTCGACCTGCCCGGAATGAAACAGCCGCAGGGCCGCCGCCAGCATGGTCTCGAGCCCGATAGCGCCATCTTCCGCTTCCGCCCAGGGATGCCGTTTTGTTTCAACGTCCTGCGGATCGTGATTGGAGCAGATGATGTCGATGGTGCCGTCGGCGACCGCGGCGATCATCGCTTCACGGTCATCCTCGTCGCGCAGGGGCGGGGACATCTTGAAGAACGTCCGGTAGGCGCCGATGTCGTTTTCGTTGTGCGTCAGATGATTGATCGAGATCCCCGCAGTGATATCCAGCCCGCGCTTCTTGCCCACGCGTATCACGTCCGCGCTGTCCGACGTCGAGATCAGGTTTGCGTGGTACTTGCCCTTTGACATGCCCACGAGACGCAGGTCCCGTTCCAGCATGATGATCTCGGCTTCACGCGGCACACCGGAAAGGCCTTTCCAGCTCGCGTTCAGGCCTGTGTTCATCACGCCGCCGGCCAGATCCGGGTCTTCGGTATGGTGGATGACGAGGGCATCGAAGTCCCGCGCATAGGTCATCATGCGGCGCATGACCTGCGCATTCTCGACCGACTTGTGTCCGTTTGTAAAAGCGACGGCGCCGGCTTCCTTGAGCAGACCGATTTCCGCCATCTCGGTGCCGTTCAGTCCCTTTGTCAGGGCCGCGAGCGGATGCACGTTGACGATGGCTGTGTCCCGTGCCCGCCGGAGAATGAAATCGACCAGCGCCGGATCGTCTATGACCGGATCCGTATCCGGCATCGTGCAGATGGTCGTGACACCGCCAGCAGCGGCAGCCTGGGAGGCGCTCGCAAGCGTTTCGCGGTGCTCCGCGCCCGGTTCTCCGACAGAAACGCACATGTCGACGAGACCGGGACAGGCGATGGCACCCTTGCAATCGACAATCTCCGCGCCGTAGGGCGCACCCTGGTTGGCCGCTTCGGGACCTGCCGCCAGAATGGTGCCGTCCGCAATGATGATGGAACCTGGTGCATCCAGCTCACGCGCCGGATCAATCACCCTGGCGTTGGAAAGTACCAGCGGTCTTGGTGTATCGAGTGCCACGGGCATCTTCCTCTAATGATTGGGCAGGTTTGCGGCGAGCGCTTCAAGGACGGCAATCCGCACGGCAACTCCCATTTCAACCTGTTCCCTGATCAGGCTCTGCGGGCCGTCGGCGATGGAGGCGTCGATTTCGACGCCCCGGTTCATCGGGCCGGGGTGCATGACCAGAACGTCGTCTCGCGCCACGGAGAGTTTTTCCGCGTCCAGACCGTAGTAGCGGTAATATTCGCGGACCGAGGGAACGAATGCACCGTTCATGCGCTCGCGCTGCAGGCGCAGCATCATGACGATGTCCGCGTCCTTCAATCCCGCGCGCATGTCGTTGAAGACCTCCACGCCCATCTTTGATATCCCGGACGGCAGCAGCGTTGACGGTGCGACGACGCGGACCCGCGCAC
This region of uncultured Roseibium sp. genomic DNA includes:
- a CDS encoding dihydroorotase; this translates as MALDTPRPLVLSNARVIDPARELDAPGSIIIADGTILAAGPEAANQGAPYGAEIVDCKGAIACPGLVDMCVSVGEPGAEHRETLASASQAAAAGGVTTICTMPDTDPVIDDPALVDFILRRARDTAIVNVHPLAALTKGLNGTEMAEIGLLKEAGAVAFTNGHKSVENAQVMRRMMTYARDFDALVIHHTEDPDLAGGVMNTGLNASWKGLSGVPREAEIIMLERDLRLVGMSKGKYHANLISTSDSADVIRVGKKRGLDITAGISINHLTHNENDIGAYRTFFKMSPPLRDEDDREAMIAAVADGTIDIICSNHDPQDVETKRHPWAEAEDGAIGLETMLAAALRLFHSGQVDLITLLGAMTNKPADRLGLETGRLTKGSPADIAVFDPDRPWVLEKSAIRSHSKNSPFEDARFSGRVLRTVVAGKMVFSHS
- the plsY gene encoding glycerol-3-phosphate 1-O-acyltransferase PlsY, translating into MPDPISWEFAWPYYLAALAFGYLLGSIPFGLVFTRMAGLGDIRDIGSGNIGTTNVLRTGRKSLAAATLLGDGLKGTVAVLIVNAIYGQDMALVAGLGAFLGHLFPVWLKFKGGKGVATYIGILLGLYWPAALIFIGIWIGMAVLFRYSSLSALTASLATPVLLYLVLNRFQLAEMTLFMTVLLWIKHHENIGRLLRGEESRIGSKSKSAPTVEADTDSGGI
- a CDS encoding DUF3108 domain-containing protein — protein: MRTVFLTLFAIAFAGTPAHSADLYMKYKLFAVGLPIGSGVLSVDFGDSAYSIKADGGTAAFGKLVSDGKGSVNVRGNITGGTLRPDSFALNVKSDDENGTISMQMREGTVKKVAVNPPQDRMNQRIKVTSDHLRNVLDPLTAAVFPAPKGLTAESCNRTLELFDGKERYNVHLSYKSKRKAKTPDGRFKGDVLVCRARYEPISGHRPKRKTIQELANNKSMEIWLAPVGDKPYLVPLRASIRAPFGSLVVQAEKYKLKG